The Streptomyces sp. DH-12 genome has a window encoding:
- a CDS encoding riboflavin synthase translates to MFTGIVEELGEVTAVETLDDACRFRLRGPLVTRGARHGDSIAVNGVCLTVVEHEGDEFTADVMAETLDRSSLGVLTVGSRVNLERPTAVGDRLGGHIVQGHVDGTGEILERTPSEHWEIVRISLPADLSRYVVEKGSITVDGISLTVVDAGCDHFTVSLIPTTLALTTLGLKKPGDPVNLEVDVIAKYVERMLGDRVAGEGASR, encoded by the coding sequence GTGTTCACCGGAATCGTCGAAGAGCTGGGTGAGGTCACCGCCGTCGAGACCCTCGACGACGCCTGTCGCTTCCGGCTGCGCGGCCCCCTCGTCACCCGGGGCGCCCGGCACGGAGACTCCATCGCCGTCAACGGCGTGTGCCTCACCGTCGTCGAGCACGAGGGCGACGAGTTCACCGCCGACGTCATGGCGGAGACCCTCGACCGCTCCAGCCTCGGCGTCCTCACCGTCGGCTCCCGCGTCAACCTCGAGCGGCCCACCGCCGTCGGCGACCGCCTCGGCGGCCACATCGTGCAGGGCCACGTCGACGGCACCGGCGAGATCCTCGAGCGCACCCCCTCCGAGCACTGGGAGATCGTCAGGATCTCCCTCCCCGCGGACCTGAGCCGCTACGTCGTGGAGAAGGGCTCCATCACCGTCGACGGCATCAGCCTCACCGTCGTCGACGCCGGATGCGACCACTTCACCGTCAGCCTCATCCCCACCACCCTCGCCCTGACCACCCTCGGCCTCAAGAAGCCCGGGGACCCGGTCAACCTCGAGGTGGACGTCATCGCCAAGTACGTCGAGCGGATGCTCGGCGACCGCGTCGCCGGTGAGGGGGCCTCCCGGTGA
- the ribH gene encoding 6,7-dimethyl-8-ribityllumazine synthase, which yields MSGKGAPELTVRNVGDLRVAVVAAQWHEKVMDGLVDGALRALHDLGIDEPTLLRVPGSWELPVVAKVLAGRGYDAIVALGVVIRGGTPHFDYVCQGVTQGLTQVSVDTGVPVGFGVLTCDDEQQALDRAGLPGSREDKGHEAVTAAVATAACLRSVSEPWR from the coding sequence GTGAGCGGCAAGGGTGCACCGGAGCTGACCGTACGCAATGTGGGTGACCTGCGGGTCGCCGTCGTCGCGGCACAGTGGCACGAGAAGGTGATGGACGGACTGGTGGACGGCGCCCTGCGCGCCCTGCACGACCTGGGCATCGACGAGCCGACCCTGCTCAGGGTCCCCGGCAGCTGGGAACTGCCCGTCGTCGCCAAGGTGCTGGCCGGCCGGGGCTACGACGCGATCGTCGCCCTCGGCGTCGTCATCCGGGGCGGCACACCCCACTTCGACTACGTGTGCCAGGGCGTCACCCAGGGGCTCACCCAGGTGTCCGTCGACACCGGCGTCCCCGTGGGCTTCGGCGTCCTCACGTGCGACGACGAACAGCAGGCCCTGGACCGCGCCGGACTGCCCGGCTCCCGCGAGGACAAGGGGCACGAGGCGGTCACCGCGGCCGTCGCCACCGCCGCCTGCCTGCGCTCGGTGTCCGAACCCTGGCGGTGA
- a CDS encoding solute carrier family 23 protein, which yields MDLGVRWKLHGDGRTPAPGAVVRPDERLSWPRTAGLGAQHVVAMFGASFVAPVLMGLDPNLAIMMSGVATVIFLLATRGRVPSYLGCSLSFVGVAAVIRADGGSSATVTGAVFVVGAALFLAGLAVRHFGARIIHAAMPPVVTGAVVMLIGFNLAPVTASTYWPQDQWTALSVMLFTGLAVVCLRGFWSRIAIFLGLIFGYVLSWALDRIFGQIHSADGSGEVTDHWRLDLSGVGRADWIGLPDFHGPSFEWSAILVALPVVIALIAENAGHVKAVGEMTGDDLDDKLGTAISADGVGSMLSTAVGGPPNTTYSENIGVMAATRVYSTAAYWAAAGFALLFGLCPKFGAVVAAVPGGVLGGITVILYGMIGLLGAQIWINAKVDLRNPLNLVPAAAGIIIGVGNVSMEFTDTFSLSGIALGTVVVITGYHALRAFAPAHLKTQRPLLDEGTSSYDTGDGSEDGQRARS from the coding sequence ATGGATCTCGGCGTCCGCTGGAAACTGCACGGAGACGGACGCACTCCGGCACCCGGGGCGGTCGTCCGCCCCGACGAGCGCCTCTCCTGGCCGCGCACCGCGGGCCTCGGTGCCCAGCACGTGGTCGCCATGTTCGGCGCGTCCTTCGTGGCGCCCGTCCTCATGGGCCTCGACCCGAACCTGGCGATCATGATGTCGGGCGTCGCGACCGTGATCTTCCTGCTGGCCACCCGTGGCCGGGTGCCGAGCTACCTGGGCTGTTCGCTCTCCTTCGTCGGCGTGGCCGCGGTGATCCGGGCGGACGGCGGCTCCAGCGCCACGGTGACGGGCGCGGTCTTCGTGGTGGGGGCCGCGCTGTTCCTGGCCGGCCTCGCGGTGCGGCACTTCGGCGCGCGGATCATCCACGCGGCGATGCCGCCCGTGGTGACCGGCGCGGTGGTGATGCTGATCGGCTTCAACCTGGCGCCGGTGACCGCCTCGACGTACTGGCCGCAGGACCAGTGGACCGCCCTGTCCGTGATGCTGTTCACCGGACTGGCCGTGGTCTGCCTGCGCGGCTTCTGGTCCCGGATCGCGATCTTCCTCGGTCTGATCTTCGGGTACGTGCTGTCCTGGGCGCTGGACCGGATCTTCGGGCAGATCCACTCGGCCGACGGGAGCGGCGAGGTCACCGACCACTGGCGCCTGGACCTGTCGGGCGTGGGCCGGGCGGACTGGATCGGCCTGCCGGACTTCCACGGGCCCTCCTTCGAGTGGTCGGCGATCCTGGTCGCCCTGCCGGTGGTCATCGCGCTGATCGCCGAGAACGCGGGCCATGTGAAGGCGGTCGGCGAGATGACCGGCGACGACCTCGACGACAAGCTCGGCACGGCCATCTCCGCCGACGGCGTCGGCTCCATGCTGTCCACCGCGGTCGGCGGCCCGCCCAACACCACCTACTCCGAGAACATCGGCGTGATGGCCGCGACCCGCGTCTACTCCACCGCCGCCTACTGGGCCGCCGCCGGCTTCGCCCTGCTGTTCGGCCTGTGCCCCAAGTTCGGCGCGGTCGTGGCCGCCGTCCCCGGCGGTGTGCTGGGCGGCATCACCGTCATCCTGTACGGCATGATCGGCCTGCTCGGCGCGCAGATCTGGATCAACGCCAAGGTCGACCTGCGCAATCCGCTGAACCTGGTGCCGGCCGCAGCGGGCATCATCATCGGCGTCGGCAACGTCTCCATGGAGTTCACCGACACCTTCTCGCTCAGCGGCATCGCCCTCGGCACCGTCGTCGTCATCACCGGCTACCACGCGCTGCGCGCCTTCGCGCCCGCCCACCTCAAGACCCAGAGGCCGCTGCTCGACGAGGGCACGTCCTCCTACGACACGGGCGACGGCTCGGAGGACGGTCAGCGCGCCAGGTCGTAG
- a CDS encoding ROK family transcriptional regulator: MAASPSTARAINDRLALRLLQQEGPLTAGRLKELTGLSRPTVADLVERLTAAGLIEVAGEARAQRRGPNAKLYGIVADRAHLAALDVRTEGVALVVSDLVGGVLAEASLPIADGTGTGPAVEQAVALVERTAKEAGADRLHTVGIGAPGLIDPATGELRDSTSLPEWHRRLVAVLQERLPEARVSAENETNLAALAEQRDGAARDRDTFVLLWLGHGTGAAVILDGVLRRGASGGTGEIGFLPVPGTPGLPSATDCAGGFHSLAGAAAVARLAGECGVAPEPGAEPEAAGAVRAAVAAPRRAVHARFLDTLADRVAVGVAAVVALLDPGCVVLGGEIGQAGGEALAARVHDRLTALSPLPVDVRPSTLGGGAVLRGALLTARERAQDELFGVPGR; the protein is encoded by the coding sequence ATGGCCGCATCCCCGAGCACCGCCCGAGCCATCAACGACCGGCTCGCCCTGCGCCTGCTCCAGCAGGAGGGCCCGCTGACCGCCGGGCGGCTGAAGGAGCTCACCGGACTCTCCCGGCCCACCGTCGCCGACCTCGTCGAACGCCTCACCGCGGCCGGACTGATCGAGGTCGCCGGCGAGGCCCGCGCCCAGCGGCGGGGCCCCAACGCCAAGCTGTACGGCATCGTCGCCGACCGCGCGCACCTGGCCGCGCTGGACGTGCGCACCGAGGGCGTCGCCCTGGTCGTCTCCGACCTCGTCGGCGGGGTGCTGGCCGAGGCCTCCCTGCCCATCGCCGACGGCACCGGCACCGGTCCCGCCGTCGAGCAGGCCGTCGCCCTGGTCGAACGGACGGCCAAGGAGGCGGGCGCCGACCGGCTGCACACGGTGGGCATCGGCGCGCCCGGCCTGATCGACCCCGCGACCGGCGAACTGCGCGACTCCACGAGCCTGCCGGAGTGGCACCGGCGCCTGGTCGCCGTGCTCCAGGAACGGCTGCCCGAGGCCCGGGTCAGCGCGGAGAACGAGACCAACCTCGCCGCGCTGGCCGAACAGCGCGACGGGGCGGCCCGCGACCGCGACACCTTCGTCCTCCTGTGGCTCGGCCACGGCACCGGCGCCGCCGTGATCCTCGACGGCGTCCTGCGCCGGGGCGCCTCCGGCGGCACCGGGGAGATCGGCTTCCTGCCCGTGCCGGGCACCCCGGGCCTGCCGTCGGCCACCGACTGCGCGGGCGGCTTCCACTCCCTGGCCGGCGCCGCGGCGGTCGCGCGGCTCGCGGGCGAGTGCGGCGTCGCACCGGAACCCGGGGCCGAGCCGGAGGCGGCGGGTGCCGTACGGGCGGCCGTCGCCGCACCCCGGCGTGCGGTGCACGCGCGCTTCCTCGACACCCTGGCCGACCGGGTCGCCGTGGGCGTCGCCGCCGTGGTCGCGCTCCTCGACCCCGGGTGCGTGGTCCTGGGCGGCGAGATCGGACAGGCGGGCGGCGAGGCGCTGGCCGCGCGCGTCCACGACCGCCTGACGGCGTTGTCCCCGCTCCCTGTCGACGTGCGGCCGAGCACCTTGGGCGGGGGAGCGGTGCTGCGCGGGGCGCTGCTCACGGCACGGGAGCGGGCTCAGGACGAGCTGTTCGGGGTGCCGGGGCGGTGA
- a CDS encoding nicotinamide mononucleotide transporter family protein, translating to MNWLNSEAFTLFGQHIKWSDMIGNVIGLIGLALGWRRSLWTWPAQFLSGLILFAAFATAHLSGSAGKQVVVMLVAAWGFRQWQRGRQQAQDGSVAVRFATWRERGVLFAGAAVGTLAVGGLFTAYPSLSWDPWPDAYIFVGTVVAMYAQARGMVEFWFAWLLVDLVGVPLNFANGFAFSGFVYVIYGALVLWGMRDWWLRTREARPAPEGAPA from the coding sequence GTGAACTGGCTCAACTCCGAGGCCTTCACCCTGTTCGGCCAGCACATCAAGTGGTCGGACATGATCGGCAACGTGATCGGCCTGATCGGCCTCGCCCTCGGCTGGCGCCGCTCCCTGTGGACCTGGCCCGCCCAGTTCCTCTCCGGGCTCATCCTCTTCGCCGCGTTCGCCACCGCTCACCTCTCCGGCAGCGCCGGCAAGCAGGTCGTCGTCATGCTCGTCGCCGCCTGGGGCTTCCGGCAGTGGCAGCGCGGCCGGCAGCAGGCCCAGGACGGCTCCGTCGCCGTCCGGTTCGCCACCTGGCGCGAGCGGGGCGTGCTGTTCGCCGGGGCCGCCGTCGGCACCCTCGCCGTCGGGGGCCTCTTCACCGCCTACCCGTCCCTGTCCTGGGACCCCTGGCCGGACGCCTACATCTTCGTCGGCACGGTCGTCGCGATGTACGCCCAGGCCCGCGGCATGGTCGAGTTCTGGTTCGCCTGGCTGCTCGTCGACCTCGTCGGCGTCCCGCTGAACTTCGCCAACGGCTTCGCCTTCTCCGGCTTCGTCTACGTCATCTACGGCGCACTCGTCCTGTGGGGCATGCGCGACTGGTGGCTGCGCACCCGCGAGGCGCGGCCCGCACCGGAAGGAGCGCCGGCATGA
- a CDS encoding glycoside hydrolase family 6 protein, translated as MVAAASAVVVAGVVSGVVSAAGEGREAPEARPVTSASPRLVPLPAVLSTPPPATVSASPSVRPRRTSAPPSASPSAQKPGAKRKRTVPVSARLHRHPASRVLDWVRAHPGDPRRPVIESRTAEQSAAVWFADRSPDTVTARVRAVTSGGAAQGRVPVVVPYATPGRDCGGHSEGGAPDFAAYDDRIDRFAAGLGSGEAVVILEPDSVAQADCLSAGQRAERFASLARAGRVLKEANARARVHHDAGHSGWHTPARQADLPRRAGAASPASSDGILSDVSNFHGTDDEIAYDRAVPDALGTAGLGAVIATSRNGNGAPADGEWCDPAGRRLGRAPTPTTGEARIDAHLWVKPPGGSDGCKGASGTGCEWLAYRKSR; from the coding sequence ATGGTCGCGGCGGCCTCGGCCGTGGTCGTGGCCGGCGTCGTCTCCGGGGTGGTCTCGGCGGCCGGGGAGGGGCGGGAGGCACCGGAGGCCCGGCCCGTGACGTCCGCGTCGCCGCGTCTCGTTCCGCTGCCCGCCGTGCTCTCGACGCCCCCGCCGGCCACCGTGTCCGCCTCGCCGTCGGTCCGGCCGCGGCGGACGAGCGCCCCGCCTTCCGCGTCGCCGAGCGCGCAGAAGCCCGGTGCGAAGAGGAAGCGGACCGTCCCTGTGTCCGCGCGGCTCCACCGGCATCCCGCTTCCCGGGTGCTCGACTGGGTGCGGGCGCATCCCGGCGACCCGCGCCGGCCGGTCATCGAGTCGCGGACAGCGGAGCAGTCCGCGGCCGTGTGGTTCGCGGACCGGTCGCCGGACACGGTCACCGCGCGGGTGAGGGCGGTGACGTCCGGCGGGGCCGCGCAGGGGCGGGTGCCCGTCGTCGTGCCGTACGCGACACCCGGCCGGGACTGCGGCGGGCACTCCGAGGGCGGCGCGCCGGACTTCGCCGCCTACGACGACCGGATCGACCGGTTCGCCGCCGGGCTCGGCAGCGGGGAGGCCGTGGTGATCCTGGAGCCCGACTCGGTCGCGCAGGCCGACTGCCTGTCCGCCGGGCAGCGGGCCGAGCGGTTCGCCTCGCTGGCCCGCGCCGGACGGGTGCTCAAGGAGGCCAACGCCCGCGCCCGCGTCCACCACGACGCCGGACACTCCGGCTGGCACACGCCCGCGAGACAGGCGGACCTGCCGCGGCGGGCGGGGGCCGCCTCGCCCGCGTCGTCGGACGGGATCCTCAGCGACGTGTCCAACTTCCACGGCACCGACGACGAGATCGCCTACGACCGCGCCGTGCCGGACGCCCTCGGCACGGCGGGCCTCGGCGCGGTGATCGCCACCAGCCGCAACGGCAACGGCGCCCCCGCCGACGGCGAGTGGTGCGACCCCGCGGGCCGCAGGCTGGGCCGGGCCCCGACGCCCACCACCGGCGAGGCCCGCATCGACGCCCACCTGTGGGTGAAGCCCCCCGGCGGGTCCGACGGCTGCAAGGGCGCGTCGGGGACCGGGTGCGAGTGGTTGGCGTACAGGAAATCCCGGTGA
- a CDS encoding SigE family RNA polymerase sigma factor — protein sequence MGVRKQVGDREFHDFVVGCWPRLMRTAFLLTGEQHAAEDLVQSTLEQVYVAWHRVALADAPEAYVRRVMINAHARRYRRKLREFLLPRGGDAGLTHEVADTGDRIAQADDRHTLLKALAQLPARQREAVVLRYWEDLTETQTAEAMGCSVGTVKSNAAKGIAKLRAVSGLVEKVTQGGRT from the coding sequence ATGGGGGTTCGAAAGCAGGTCGGGGACCGAGAGTTCCACGATTTCGTCGTCGGTTGCTGGCCGCGCCTGATGCGCACGGCATTTCTGCTCACGGGTGAGCAGCACGCTGCGGAGGATCTGGTCCAGTCGACGCTGGAGCAGGTCTATGTGGCCTGGCACAGGGTCGCCCTGGCCGACGCCCCTGAGGCGTATGTGCGACGAGTGATGATCAACGCGCATGCCCGCAGATATCGAAGGAAGCTGCGGGAGTTCCTGTTGCCCAGGGGCGGGGACGCGGGCCTGACACACGAGGTGGCCGACACCGGTGACCGGATCGCCCAGGCCGACGACCGTCACACGCTGCTGAAGGCGCTGGCCCAATTGCCGGCACGGCAGCGGGAAGCAGTGGTCCTGCGTTACTGGGAGGACCTCACTGAGACACAGACGGCCGAGGCGATGGGCTGTTCGGTCGGCACGGTGAAGAGCAACGCAGCCAAGGGGATCGCGAAGCTGCGCGCCGTTTCGGGACTGGTGGAGAAAGTGACGCAGGGAGGACGAACGTGA
- a CDS encoding bifunctional 3,4-dihydroxy-2-butanone-4-phosphate synthase/GTP cyclohydrolase II produces the protein MSAHPSPATTPNEAPPERKAWGDPRRAAPSIPPTLYDTEDLGLRLDPVEQAIADIAAGRPVVVVDDENRENEGDLIVAAEKATEEIVAFMMTECRGMICAPMTGEELDRLDIPQMVAQNTESMRTAFTVTVDGSAAHGVTTGISASDRATTLRLLACGTAAPDDFVRPGHIFPLRARPGGVLERDGHTEAAVDLARLAGLRPAGAIVEIAGEDGRMLRLPELVPFARKHGLSIISIEDLIAYRRGSEPTVRREAEVRLPTSHGTFTAYGFRSTVDGVEHVALVHGDLGDGEDVLVRMHSECLTGDVFGSRRCDCGPQLDASLDRIQAEGRGVVVYLRGHEGRGIGLMSKLRAYELQERGRDTLDANLELGLPADARDYAAGARILADLGVRSVRLMTNNPDKSDALARHGIDVRRREPMPVTASEHNLRYLRTKRDRMGHDLPWLDTPTVPACGNQ, from the coding sequence ATGAGCGCCCACCCGTCACCCGCCACCACCCCGAACGAGGCTCCCCCGGAGCGGAAGGCCTGGGGGGACCCCCGTCGCGCCGCCCCCTCGATCCCGCCGACCCTGTACGACACCGAGGACCTCGGCCTCCGGCTCGACCCCGTCGAGCAGGCGATCGCCGACATCGCCGCCGGCCGCCCCGTGGTGGTCGTCGACGACGAGAACCGGGAGAACGAGGGCGACCTGATCGTCGCCGCCGAGAAGGCGACCGAGGAGATCGTCGCCTTCATGATGACCGAGTGCCGCGGCATGATCTGCGCCCCCATGACGGGCGAGGAGCTCGACCGGCTGGACATCCCGCAGATGGTGGCGCAGAACACCGAGTCGATGCGGACCGCGTTCACCGTCACCGTCGACGGCTCCGCCGCCCACGGGGTGACCACCGGCATCTCCGCCTCCGACCGGGCCACCACGCTCCGGCTGCTGGCCTGCGGCACCGCCGCACCGGACGACTTCGTCCGCCCCGGCCACATCTTCCCGCTGCGCGCCCGTCCCGGCGGCGTGCTCGAGCGCGACGGCCACACCGAGGCCGCCGTCGACCTGGCCCGCCTCGCGGGACTGCGCCCGGCCGGCGCCATCGTGGAGATCGCCGGCGAGGACGGCCGCATGCTGCGCCTGCCCGAACTGGTGCCCTTCGCCCGCAAGCACGGCCTGTCGATCATCTCCATCGAGGACCTGATCGCCTACCGCCGCGGCAGCGAGCCCACCGTCCGCCGCGAGGCCGAGGTGCGGCTGCCCACCTCCCACGGCACCTTCACCGCGTACGGCTTCCGCTCCACCGTCGACGGCGTCGAGCACGTCGCCCTGGTGCACGGCGACCTCGGCGACGGCGAGGACGTCCTCGTGCGCATGCACTCCGAATGCCTCACCGGGGACGTCTTCGGCTCCCGGCGCTGCGACTGCGGCCCCCAGCTCGACGCCTCCCTGGACCGCATCCAGGCCGAGGGCCGGGGCGTCGTCGTCTACCTGCGCGGCCACGAGGGACGCGGCATCGGCCTGATGTCCAAGCTGCGCGCCTACGAACTGCAGGAGCGCGGCCGCGACACCCTCGACGCCAACCTCGAACTCGGCCTGCCCGCCGACGCCCGCGACTACGCCGCGGGCGCGCGGATCCTCGCCGACCTGGGCGTCCGCAGCGTCCGCCTGATGACCAACAACCCCGACAAGTCCGACGCGCTCGCCCGCCACGGCATCGACGTCCGCCGGCGCGAGCCGATGCCCGTCACCGCGAGCGAGCACAACCTCCGCTACCTGCGCACCAAGCGGGACCGGATGGGCCACGACCTGCCCTGGCTGGACACGCCGACCGTGCCCGCCTGCGGCAACCAGTGA
- a CDS encoding DUF5995 family protein, with translation MAHREQVLTPVDGVVARMRALGAALPARDGVAVFNRVYLAVTQAVDRRVDAGLFPDTRAVITLDVRFAERYLAAVDAAADGRRPPACWRPLFQLRRHPEVRPVQFALAGINAHIGHDLALAVVDTCRALGCEPADLEDEFEAVGELLLSLEERVREELVPGPELLRIADPLTHLLGAWSLERARDAAWTAARALWALRRLPDVAAEFTERLDTAVGFAGRMLLTPLPG, from the coding sequence ATGGCGCACCGCGAACAAGTCCTCACCCCGGTCGACGGGGTCGTCGCCCGTATGCGCGCCCTCGGCGCGGCCCTGCCCGCGCGGGACGGGGTCGCGGTCTTCAACCGTGTCTACCTCGCCGTGACACAGGCCGTGGACCGGCGCGTCGACGCCGGTCTCTTCCCCGACACGCGTGCGGTGATCACGCTGGACGTGCGGTTCGCCGAACGCTATCTGGCCGCGGTGGACGCGGCGGCGGACGGCCGGCGTCCCCCCGCCTGCTGGCGTCCGCTGTTCCAGCTCCGCCGTCACCCCGAGGTACGTCCGGTGCAGTTCGCGCTGGCGGGCATCAACGCGCACATCGGGCACGACCTCGCGCTGGCCGTCGTGGACACCTGCCGTGCGCTCGGCTGTGAACCCGCCGACCTGGAGGACGAGTTCGAGGCCGTGGGCGAACTCCTCCTGTCGCTGGAGGAGCGCGTCCGCGAGGAGCTGGTCCCCGGCCCCGAGCTGCTGCGGATCGCCGATCCGCTGACCCATCTGCTCGGCGCGTGGAGCCTGGAGCGCGCCCGGGACGCGGCCTGGACGGCGGCGCGCGCCCTGTGGGCGCTGCGCCGGCTGCCCGACGTGGCGGCGGAGTTCACCGAACGGCTGGACACCGCGGTGGGGTTCGCGGGGCGCATGCTGCTCACCCCGCTGCCCGGCTGA
- a CDS encoding recombinase family protein: MPAPADRSPGLPWRPGAPPPAPVDPDLPSADIRIGYARCSTLGQELDSRLDALSKHGIPRDKIFSEKVSTRVRVRPKFEEALRTAREGKAHAPHCRVIFTVYEMKRLGRDAAGLTALADHLTAHGLVLEMPAGPLPGIYDPTGPGKLLFAFFAAMAETERENIRESTLEGLDTAARKGKRGGRPPVITEDMLHTVLRRRANGESVERIQPDLIIPTGKRKGQNPSVAGIHRALAEHAEREAYPEAVEAAHADFAALRTGGAPEPSPDAAALSS; encoded by the coding sequence GTGCCGGCCCCGGCCGACCGGAGTCCTGGCCTGCCGTGGCGGCCGGGCGCCCCGCCGCCGGCGCCGGTCGACCCGGACCTGCCGAGCGCGGACATCCGTATCGGGTACGCACGGTGCTCGACCCTCGGGCAGGAACTCGACTCCCGGCTCGACGCGCTCAGCAAGCACGGCATCCCCCGCGACAAGATCTTCAGCGAGAAGGTCAGCACCCGAGTGCGGGTCCGCCCGAAGTTCGAGGAGGCGCTGAGGACGGCCCGGGAGGGCAAGGCACACGCCCCGCACTGCCGGGTCATCTTCACCGTGTACGAGATGAAGCGGCTCGGGCGGGACGCCGCCGGGCTGACCGCGCTCGCCGACCACCTCACCGCGCACGGCCTGGTGCTGGAGATGCCGGCCGGGCCCCTGCCCGGGATCTACGACCCGACCGGGCCGGGGAAGCTGCTGTTCGCGTTCTTCGCGGCGATGGCGGAGACCGAACGGGAGAACATCCGGGAGTCGACGCTCGAAGGGCTCGACACCGCGGCCCGCAAGGGCAAGCGCGGAGGCCGGCCGCCCGTCATCACCGAGGACATGCTCCACACCGTGCTGCGGCGCCGGGCGAACGGGGAGTCCGTCGAGCGGATCCAGCCCGACCTGATCATCCCCACCGGCAAGCGCAAGGGACAGAACCCTTCCGTCGCCGGCATCCACCGGGCGCTGGCCGAGCACGCCGAGCGCGAGGCGTACCCCGAAGCCGTCGAGGCCGCGCACGCCGACTTCGCCGCCCTCCGGACCGGCGGCGCCCCCGAGCCCAGTCCGGACGCCGCAGCGCTCAGCTCGTGA
- a CDS encoding MFS transporter, whose product MSAVVHTPREVKRARYAVAAVFAVHGAVTGSFATRVPWIQDHAGVSAGQLGLALAFPALGASLAMPLAGRISHRFGARGALRGLLALWTLSLVLPAAAPNMLTLCLALFVYGATAGMSDVAMNALGVEVENRLDRSIMSGLHGMWSVGAVVGSAAGTLAAHLGSDARLHHTLAAAVLTVVGFAACAWVLDLQPTEDEEPPPRFALPPRSALLIGAIGFCAVFAEGASLDWSAVYLRDQLGTSAGLAAACTTGFTLTMAVARIAGDRVVDRYGAVRTVRASGVVALLGGVLIVSAGHPAVAMTGFALMGLGIAVVVPLCFAAAGRSGSNPSLAIAGVATITYTSGLIAPSAIGLLAQATSLMVSFVLVTVLSCGIAGFARVLRAGDRVKVTRPDAAVPERRP is encoded by the coding sequence ATGAGTGCAGTGGTCCACACACCACGTGAGGTGAAGCGGGCACGGTACGCCGTGGCCGCCGTGTTCGCCGTGCACGGCGCGGTCACCGGCTCGTTCGCGACCCGGGTCCCCTGGATCCAGGACCACGCGGGGGTCAGCGCCGGGCAGCTGGGCCTCGCACTGGCCTTCCCCGCGCTGGGCGCGTCCCTGGCGATGCCGCTCGCGGGCCGCATCTCGCACCGCTTCGGCGCCCGTGGCGCGCTGCGCGGACTGCTCGCCCTGTGGACGCTGTCGCTGGTGCTGCCGGCCGCCGCCCCGAACATGCTCACCCTGTGCCTGGCCCTGTTCGTCTACGGCGCCACGGCCGGCATGTCGGACGTGGCGATGAACGCCCTCGGCGTCGAGGTGGAGAACCGGCTCGACCGGTCGATCATGTCGGGGCTGCACGGCATGTGGAGCGTCGGCGCCGTGGTCGGCTCGGCGGCGGGCACGCTCGCCGCGCACCTGGGCTCGGACGCCCGGCTGCACCACACGCTGGCCGCCGCCGTGCTGACGGTCGTGGGCTTCGCGGCCTGCGCCTGGGTGCTCGACCTGCAGCCGACCGAGGACGAGGAGCCGCCGCCCCGGTTCGCGCTGCCGCCGCGCTCGGCGCTGCTGATCGGCGCGATCGGCTTCTGCGCGGTGTTCGCCGAGGGGGCGAGCCTGGACTGGTCGGCGGTCTACCTGCGCGACCAGCTGGGGACCTCCGCGGGCCTCGCGGCCGCCTGCACGACCGGCTTCACGCTCACCATGGCGGTCGCCCGCATCGCCGGCGACCGGGTGGTGGACCGCTACGGCGCGGTGCGCACGGTCCGCGCGAGCGGCGTGGTGGCCCTGCTCGGCGGCGTGCTGATCGTGTCCGCCGGTCACCCCGCCGTCGCGATGACCGGGTTCGCGCTGATGGGACTGGGCATCGCGGTGGTCGTCCCGCTGTGCTTCGCCGCCGCCGGCCGCAGCGGCTCCAACCCGAGCCTGGCCATCGCGGGCGTGGCGACCATCACCTACACCTCGGGGCTGATCGCCCCGAGCGCGATCGGCCTGCTGGCCCAGGCGACCAGCCTGATGGTGTCGTTCGTGCTGGTGACGGTGCTGAGCTGCGGCATCGCGGGCTTCGCGCGGGTGCTGCGCGCGGGCGACCGGGTGAAGGTCACGCGTCCGGACGCAGCAGTTCCCGAGCGGCGCCCCTGA
- a CDS encoding acyl-CoA thioesterase has translation MTAEAPPAPALSYGRLMPVTVHFDDLDALGLLHNARYPLLVERAWAEWMQAGGVAFDGDWAAAGDACNAVRELRLTYEAPVTRPGPYAVHLWVERLGTTGLTYGFRFCSADGAVTYARGSRVLVRLDATTLRPAPWSEEFRGAARELLRPDA, from the coding sequence GTGACCGCCGAAGCCCCGCCCGCGCCCGCCCTCTCCTACGGCCGGCTGATGCCCGTGACCGTCCACTTCGACGACCTCGACGCGCTGGGGTTGCTGCACAACGCCCGTTACCCCCTGCTCGTCGAGCGCGCCTGGGCCGAGTGGATGCAGGCGGGCGGCGTCGCCTTCGACGGCGACTGGGCCGCCGCCGGCGACGCCTGCAACGCGGTCAGGGAACTGCGTCTCACCTACGAGGCCCCGGTGACCCGGCCCGGTCCCTACGCCGTCCACCTGTGGGTGGAGCGGCTCGGCACCACCGGGCTCACCTACGGTTTCCGGTTCTGCTCGGCGGACGGCGCGGTGACCTACGCGCGGGGCAGCCGGGTGCTGGTGCGGCTGGACGCCACGACCCTGCGCCCGGCACCCTGGAGCGAGGAGTTCAGGGGCGCCGCTCGGGAACTGCTGCGTCCGGACGCGTGA